The nucleotide window AAACTACGGTAAACAGTAACTTAAAACACTTCGATAAGCCGCATGTGTTTCAGATATTTGCGTGGATTCTCATTGATATTTTTGATCAAGGAATCCATCTCTCGGCTCATACTTTCCAAATTATCATACAATGCCGGATCATTCACCATCTTGCCAAGACTTCCTTCTCCCGAATTAATTTTGACAAGAATATCCTGCAGTTCACTATTTGTTTTCCTTAGATCTTTACTCAGAACTTCCAACTCATCAATCGATGTATCTAAACCGGCCAGTACCGAATCAACGCGTGACTTATTGCGAGTACTCATTGTATCCACATTTGCTAACACTCGTTCGGCGTGCCGAATACTTGACTCAATCTTAACGCGTTCATTTTCAAGAACAGTGGCGATTTGGTCGGATGTATAATTTAGATTTTGAAATACACTGTCAATTTTCCCTTTGGCCTCATCATCAAGAACATCATTAAGCTGGGCCAAAAAGCTATTTAACTGTTCAAAAGATTCCGAGACATCCTCACTCAAGGCTTCCCCTTCATCTTTAAACGTTTCCATCATGCCCGCGCGGTATTTTCCTTCAATGGTATCACCATAGCTAAGCATCTCTGGGGAATCTCCACGCTCAACCACAATTGCCTTTTCATCGAGCAATCCAGACGATTGTAAATACGCAACTGAATT belongs to Fodinibius sp. Rm-B-1B1-1 and includes:
- a CDS encoding MlaD family protein; this translates as MKISNELKVALTILVALAIGFIGYRVMSDLPMFRQSQIIHSTFDRTDGLSPGNYIYINGVKVGSVKKMELMDSDSVAVTLSFELGVGIPQNSVAYLQSSGLLDEKAIVVERGDSPEMLSYGDTIEGKYRAGMMETFKDEGEALSEDVSESFEQLNSFLAQLNDVLDDEAKGKIDSVFQNLNYTSDQIATVLENERVKIESSIRHAERVLANVDTMSTRNKSRVDSVLAGLDTSIDELEVLSKDLRKTNSELQDILVKINSGEGSLGKMVNDPALYDNLESMSREMDSLIKNINENPRKYLKHMRLIEVF